A window of Streptomyces marispadix contains these coding sequences:
- a CDS encoding CHAT domain-containing protein, with amino-acid sequence MIDASYPEGLPDVGNLTDTELRAERDRLLSVLGGHGHGPGGPGRGLDTAAAWGVAGEWSLALYMREGETEDLAQAAAALERAVSETAGSPARGAWRVLLGHVQALGHDLQPGPERARQAYDTLLLGVSELEEGGEPTGYEELLHVGRLQLAYVMRVRCERFEDQDECVRLQEEVLPRLQAAFGRGGAGSVRAAELRLQLADLYCERGARTGDPEDFHLSAGHSRAALAVQPPDADVAHLRFALAKAQMLGGLTGADRELLKEAGSEFAMALDEAGGEGEAEDEPEWGLEARARRAFITAGLGLERGDTQEMALAEHGVEEVLAEPDFTETAPAGFLDLFARLLYELAADRLDGAGRERALGLLRHVAETRDPVHDDGTWHAALVLAALQQDRYGDDADPARLTDVDLGARVVLESPDCDEYVRHVCRMMRAWAHKERIHRGLPGDHGGGGDEHARADGQLTLSRESLRTLLENYVDGRSYLGFPRPAGTGATAGGPAADAERLRGVLDEMYARWEQQEPGSDTRAEFAWTILGLLPWLEAHGTYLTGQQKRALIDSAVNAPANDGGWGAHEHILAASSQTAGDRITGAPVRLEQLHGPIDGDPARPGPDAPGRPEPEGRPGAYQSRLAEAQNAAVDGVRALRSGDLARADAAIARLSDVHAGLGREDRSRVELWAVLENLILERDQMAGQLGLPRLQRPRGRPSTAELRRGAAELPRGQRAWVLGSAGLVRGGRAAVKGDFKGLTEATELLEEALELVREGSDEWLRYAGALGVDYCCLGAGETRLSHRRQRLAQGVGLLEECVRLMQGPSHRFWTSTNFALARAYRARGEGDDRERSRRTGLDALRGHAWSALLRSGTPHAAEAAAAATAGALGVAAWCVTDGAPDEAVRALESGRGVALHYALTSASVPELLLGAGFEDMAREWLAAGGGEGGSASFREAAGRDSGLRGRVVEALTSPGGSARSQSILLRPPSREEICRALSAMETDALVYLVPASDEEGGGVAVLVTADGWVGSVPLPLLSEDAAPLRAYRSGGHEAGAAGLVPGGGAAPDPAPLRGRLDRLCSWAWYAAMEPLVSALGSLLPGGGGLPRVVLVPVGGLGAVPWHAAWGPVDESAEGGARRYAIEAAEISYAASARLLCEVAARGAPALTDSALVVGDPTGGLRHAVEEADAVQRLLYPGARFLGWRESDPADGAGTPQEVLDWLTGKESESGVLHLACPGTDGEPARLAELAGHPGRAVGGRRSAFLSLAGGELTAEQITAAGGRGAAGEGGGPGLVVLAGSSDGVSRRGQSDAYSLSTAFLAAGARSVVGSLWPVPDHAASVLMFMTHWFLRRGHEPPERALRRAQLWMLDPARTVPAGMPAWLADRARTADPDDLAAWAGFTHLGW; translated from the coding sequence ATGATTGACGCCTCCTACCCGGAAGGTCTGCCCGACGTCGGCAACCTCACGGACACCGAACTCCGCGCGGAGCGCGACCGTCTGCTGTCCGTCCTCGGCGGCCACGGCCACGGTCCGGGCGGCCCCGGGCGCGGCCTCGACACCGCGGCGGCGTGGGGTGTCGCCGGTGAGTGGAGTCTGGCGCTCTATATGCGCGAAGGCGAGACCGAGGACCTGGCGCAGGCCGCCGCCGCGCTGGAGCGCGCGGTGAGCGAGACGGCCGGGTCGCCCGCGCGTGGTGCCTGGCGCGTACTGCTCGGGCACGTCCAGGCCCTCGGCCATGATCTGCAACCCGGCCCCGAGCGGGCGCGGCAGGCCTACGACACGCTGCTCCTCGGCGTGAGCGAGCTGGAGGAAGGCGGAGAACCCACGGGGTACGAGGAGTTGCTGCACGTGGGGCGGCTGCAACTCGCGTACGTGATGCGGGTGCGCTGCGAGCGGTTCGAGGACCAGGACGAGTGCGTGCGGCTCCAGGAAGAGGTGCTGCCGCGATTGCAGGCCGCCTTCGGCCGTGGCGGGGCCGGAAGCGTCAGAGCCGCCGAACTGCGTCTCCAACTCGCCGACCTGTACTGCGAACGCGGAGCCCGGACCGGCGACCCCGAGGACTTCCACCTCTCCGCAGGCCACTCACGCGCGGCGCTCGCCGTTCAGCCTCCGGACGCGGACGTCGCACACTTGCGTTTCGCGCTCGCGAAGGCCCAGATGCTGGGTGGACTGACGGGCGCGGACCGGGAGTTGCTGAAGGAAGCCGGCTCGGAATTCGCGATGGCCCTGGACGAGGCGGGCGGTGAAGGCGAAGCCGAGGACGAGCCGGAGTGGGGCCTGGAGGCACGGGCACGGCGCGCCTTCATCACGGCAGGACTCGGGCTGGAGCGCGGCGACACCCAGGAGATGGCGCTCGCCGAGCACGGCGTCGAAGAGGTCCTTGCCGAACCGGACTTCACCGAGACCGCTCCCGCCGGCTTTCTCGATCTCTTCGCCCGGCTGCTCTACGAGCTGGCCGCGGACCGCTTGGACGGGGCGGGCCGCGAACGTGCGCTCGGGCTGCTCAGACACGTCGCCGAGACCCGGGACCCCGTACACGACGACGGCACATGGCACGCCGCGCTGGTACTGGCCGCGCTCCAGCAGGACCGCTACGGGGACGACGCAGATCCCGCCCGGCTCACGGACGTCGACCTCGGGGCCCGCGTCGTCCTGGAGAGCCCGGACTGCGACGAGTACGTCCGCCACGTATGCCGGATGATGCGAGCCTGGGCGCACAAGGAGCGAATCCACCGGGGGCTGCCCGGGGACCACGGCGGCGGGGGCGACGAACACGCCCGCGCGGACGGGCAGTTGACGCTCTCCCGCGAGTCGCTGCGCACCCTGCTGGAGAACTACGTCGACGGGCGCAGCTATCTCGGCTTCCCCCGGCCCGCCGGGACCGGTGCCACGGCAGGCGGGCCCGCCGCCGACGCGGAGAGGCTGCGCGGCGTACTCGACGAGATGTACGCGCGGTGGGAGCAGCAGGAGCCGGGCAGCGACACCCGTGCCGAATTCGCCTGGACCATCCTGGGCTTGCTCCCGTGGCTCGAAGCACACGGTACGTACCTCACCGGACAGCAGAAGCGGGCACTCATCGACTCTGCCGTCAACGCGCCCGCGAACGACGGCGGTTGGGGCGCTCACGAACACATCCTGGCGGCCTCGTCGCAGACTGCCGGGGACCGGATCACCGGCGCTCCCGTACGGCTGGAGCAGCTCCACGGCCCCATCGACGGCGACCCGGCCCGGCCCGGCCCGGACGCCCCCGGCAGGCCGGAGCCGGAGGGCCGTCCCGGCGCGTATCAGAGCCGTCTGGCCGAGGCCCAGAACGCGGCCGTGGACGGAGTGCGCGCTCTGCGGTCGGGAGACCTCGCACGTGCCGACGCCGCGATCGCCCGGCTCAGCGACGTCCACGCCGGGCTGGGGCGCGAGGACCGCTCGCGTGTCGAGCTGTGGGCGGTGCTGGAGAACCTGATCCTGGAACGCGACCAGATGGCCGGGCAGTTGGGGCTGCCGCGGCTCCAGCGGCCCCGCGGCCGTCCGTCCACCGCCGAACTGAGGCGGGGCGCGGCCGAACTTCCCCGCGGCCAGCGTGCCTGGGTGCTCGGCTCGGCGGGTCTCGTACGCGGCGGCCGTGCGGCCGTGAAGGGGGACTTCAAAGGGCTGACCGAGGCCACCGAACTGCTGGAAGAGGCGCTTGAACTCGTCCGGGAGGGGAGCGACGAGTGGCTGCGTTACGCGGGTGCGCTGGGCGTCGACTACTGCTGTCTGGGCGCGGGCGAGACCCGGCTTTCTCATCGCCGTCAGCGGCTGGCTCAGGGGGTCGGTCTGCTGGAGGAGTGCGTCCGCCTCATGCAGGGGCCGTCGCACCGCTTCTGGACCAGCACCAACTTCGCGCTGGCGCGCGCTTATCGCGCACGCGGCGAGGGCGACGACCGTGAGCGCAGCCGCCGTACGGGCTTGGACGCCCTGCGTGGACACGCCTGGTCGGCGCTGCTGCGGTCGGGTACGCCTCACGCCGCGGAAGCCGCCGCCGCGGCGACCGCCGGGGCGCTGGGCGTGGCGGCGTGGTGTGTGACGGACGGCGCGCCCGATGAGGCGGTCCGGGCGCTGGAATCCGGCCGTGGAGTGGCGCTGCACTACGCACTCACCTCGGCGTCGGTCCCCGAACTGCTGCTGGGGGCGGGGTTCGAGGACATGGCGCGGGAATGGCTCGCGGCGGGCGGCGGCGAAGGCGGCAGCGCATCGTTCCGCGAGGCCGCGGGGCGGGACAGCGGTCTGCGCGGGCGGGTGGTCGAGGCGCTCACGAGCCCCGGCGGCAGCGCGCGGTCGCAGAGCATCCTGTTGCGGCCTCCTTCCCGGGAGGAGATCTGCCGCGCGCTGAGCGCGATGGAGACCGACGCGCTCGTCTACCTGGTGCCTGCCTCGGACGAGGAAGGTGGCGGTGTGGCCGTGCTCGTCACTGCGGATGGGTGGGTCGGTTCGGTACCGCTGCCCTTGCTGAGCGAGGACGCGGCGCCGTTGAGGGCGTACCGCTCGGGGGGTCATGAGGCCGGTGCGGCGGGCCTTGTACCGGGGGGTGGTGCGGCTCCTGATCCGGCGCCGTTGCGGGGGCGATTGGACCGGCTGTGCTCGTGGGCGTGGTACGCGGCGATGGAGCCGCTGGTCTCGGCGCTGGGGTCCCTTCTGCCGGGCGGCGGTGGCCTGCCCCGGGTGGTGCTGGTTCCGGTGGGTGGGCTCGGGGCCGTTCCCTGGCATGCGGCATGGGGCCCGGTGGACGAAAGCGCGGAGGGCGGCGCGAGGCGGTATGCGATCGAGGCCGCGGAGATCTCGTACGCGGCTTCGGCGCGGCTGCTGTGCGAGGTCGCCGCCCGTGGGGCGCCCGCGCTCACGGACAGCGCGCTCGTCGTGGGTGACCCGACGGGCGGGTTGCGTCACGCCGTCGAGGAAGCCGACGCGGTGCAGCGGCTGCTGTATCCCGGCGCCCGCTTCCTCGGCTGGCGGGAGTCGGACCCTGCGGACGGCGCGGGCACACCGCAGGAAGTTCTGGACTGGCTGACGGGGAAGGAGAGCGAGAGTGGGGTGCTCCATCTCGCCTGCCCCGGGACGGACGGCGAACCCGCCCGGCTCGCCGAGCTTGCCGGGCACCCCGGACGCGCCGTAGGCGGGCGCCGTTCCGCTTTCCTTTCTCTGGCCGGCGGCGAGTTGACGGCTGAGCAGATCACCGCGGCGGGGGGCCGTGGGGCAGCGGGTGAAGGGGGCGGGCCTGGTCTGGTTGTGCTGGCAGGTTCCAGCGACGGCGTCTCCCGGCGGGGGCAGAGCGACGCGTACAGCCTCTCCACCGCGTTCCTCGCCGCCGGAGCCCGGTCGGTGGTGGGCTCGCTCTGGCCGGTGCCGGACCACGCGGCGTCCGTGCTGATGTTCATGACCCACTGGTTTCTGCGCCGGGGGCACGAGCCCCCGGAACGGGCGTTGCGGCGGGCGCAGTTGTGGATGCTGGACCCGGCGCGCACCGTCCCGGCGGGGATGCCTGCGTGGTTGGCCGACCGTGCCCGTACGGCCGATCCGGATGATCTGGCGGCCTGGGCGGGCTTCACACACCTGGGCTGGTGA
- a CDS encoding amino acid ABC transporter ATP-binding protein: protein MTDHKADEAAIRVEGLHKSFGELEVLKGIDFTVRRGEVVCVIGPSGSGKSTLLRCVNLLEEPTAGTVNVSGTELTDPDVDIDRVRRRIGIVFQSFNLFPHLSVLNNLTIAQRRVLGRTKDEAERIGRANLRRVGVSEKESAYPAQLSGGQQQRVAIARALSMDPELMLFDEPTSALDPELVGDVLAVMRRLADEGMTMMVVTHEMSFAREVADRVVFMDGGVIVEEGPPSRVIGDPQHQRTRTFLSRVLDPAAAGVTEDGTPTA from the coding sequence GTGACCGACCACAAGGCAGACGAGGCCGCGATACGCGTCGAGGGGCTGCACAAGTCCTTCGGCGAGTTGGAGGTCCTCAAGGGCATCGACTTCACGGTGCGCCGGGGTGAGGTCGTGTGCGTCATCGGCCCGTCCGGCTCGGGCAAGTCGACACTGCTTCGGTGCGTGAACCTCCTGGAGGAGCCTACGGCGGGCACCGTCAACGTGTCCGGCACCGAACTGACCGACCCGGACGTGGACATCGACCGGGTCCGTCGCCGTATCGGCATCGTCTTCCAGAGCTTCAACCTCTTCCCGCACCTGTCCGTGCTGAACAACCTGACCATCGCGCAGCGGCGTGTGCTCGGGCGCACCAAGGACGAGGCCGAGCGGATCGGTCGGGCCAATCTGCGGCGGGTTGGGGTCTCGGAGAAGGAGTCGGCCTATCCCGCCCAGCTCTCCGGCGGCCAGCAGCAGCGTGTGGCCATCGCCCGCGCTCTGTCCATGGACCCGGAGCTGATGCTCTTCGACGAGCCGACGTCCGCGCTCGACCCCGAACTCGTCGGCGACGTCCTCGCCGTCATGCGCCGTCTCGCCGACGAGGGGATGACGATGATGGTCGTCACCCACGAGATGAGCTTCGCCCGCGAAGTCGCGGACCGCGTGGTCTTCATGGACGGCGGCGTCATCGTCGAGGAGGGCCCCCCGAGCCGGGTGATCGGCGACCCGCAGCACCAGCGCACCCGCACCTTCCTCTCCCGTGTCCTCGACCCGGCTGCCGCCGGGGTCACGGAGGACGGCACGCCGACGGCCTGA
- a CDS encoding amino acid ABC transporter permease has translation MSMSRRQRTRTVRGVQYGVLALVVAAVAFGANWGEIRRAFFDVDVAQAQFPDIITTALVNTVVYTLLGFGFGLALGLILALMRLSSVPPYRWLATAYIEFFRGVPALLVFIALGFGVPIAFQVVINQYVTVMLALGLVGAAYMAETIRAGIQAVPKGQVEAARSLGMSQGRAMRSIVIPQAFRIVLPPLTNELILLTKDSSLVYLLGLSLGQYELAKFGRDALNENRSLTPILVAGLCYLIITLPLGHLVRRLEARTAKAR, from the coding sequence ATGTCCATGTCCCGCCGACAGCGGACGCGGACCGTCCGGGGCGTCCAGTACGGGGTACTGGCTCTCGTCGTGGCAGCCGTGGCCTTCGGTGCGAACTGGGGCGAGATACGCCGCGCCTTCTTCGACGTCGACGTCGCTCAGGCCCAGTTCCCCGACATCATCACCACCGCCCTGGTCAACACCGTCGTCTACACCCTCCTCGGGTTCGGCTTCGGCCTCGCGCTGGGCCTGATCCTCGCGCTGATGCGGCTGTCGTCGGTGCCGCCCTACCGGTGGCTGGCGACCGCGTACATCGAGTTCTTCCGCGGCGTCCCGGCCCTGCTGGTCTTCATCGCGCTCGGCTTCGGCGTACCGATCGCCTTCCAGGTCGTCATCAACCAGTACGTCACCGTCATGCTCGCCCTCGGCCTCGTCGGCGCCGCCTACATGGCGGAGACGATCAGGGCCGGAATCCAGGCCGTGCCCAAGGGCCAGGTGGAGGCGGCCCGTTCGCTGGGCATGTCGCAGGGCCGGGCCATGCGCTCGATCGTCATTCCGCAGGCGTTCCGGATCGTCCTGCCGCCGCTGACCAACGAGTTGATCCTGCTGACCAAGGACTCCTCGCTGGTCTATCTGCTCGGTCTCTCCCTCGGCCAGTACGAGCTGGCCAAGTTCGGCCGCGACGCGCTGAACGAGAACCGCAGCCTGACCCCGATTCTCGTCGCCGGGCTGTGCTACCTGATCATCACCCTCCCGCTCGGCCACCTTGTCCGGCGGCTCGAGGCCCGTACCGCGAAGGCCAGGTGA
- a CDS encoding basic amino acid ABC transporter substrate-binding protein, with protein sequence MSARTPLRPLAVALPFVLASGLLAGCTSTKSSGAGASDVQLVAKGKLTVCTHLPYAPFQFKKSGEIVGFDVDLMDLVAKELKVDQKIVDTPWEGIQSGEDLNANKCDAAAAGMTINDVRKKNLDFSAPYFDATQALIAKKGAKYSSLKDLKGKKLGVQASTTGEEYAKKKAPKGVELVQFEDVALLLTAVKSGQVAAGINDNGVLYDYVKTNRDTEVTTEFDTGEQYGFGVRKGNAALRKQIDEALKKAKSDGTYDKIYKKWFGTAPEK encoded by the coding sequence GTGTCTGCGCGTACCCCGCTTCGTCCGCTCGCGGTTGCTCTCCCCTTTGTCCTGGCGTCCGGTCTGCTGGCCGGTTGCACGAGCACCAAGTCTTCGGGTGCGGGAGCTTCGGACGTCCAGCTCGTCGCGAAGGGCAAGCTGACGGTCTGCACGCATCTGCCCTATGCGCCCTTCCAGTTCAAGAAGTCCGGTGAAATCGTCGGCTTCGACGTCGATCTGATGGATCTGGTGGCCAAGGAACTCAAGGTCGACCAGAAGATCGTGGACACGCCCTGGGAGGGCATCCAGTCCGGCGAGGACCTCAACGCCAACAAGTGCGACGCTGCCGCCGCCGGCATGACCATCAACGACGTGCGCAAGAAGAACCTGGACTTCTCCGCGCCGTACTTCGACGCCACTCAGGCTCTGATCGCCAAGAAGGGCGCCAAGTACTCCTCGCTGAAGGACCTCAAGGGCAAGAAGCTCGGCGTGCAGGCATCCACCACCGGTGAGGAGTACGCCAAGAAGAAGGCCCCGAAGGGCGTCGAGCTCGTCCAGTTCGAGGACGTCGCGCTGCTGCTCACCGCGGTCAAGTCCGGCCAGGTCGCCGCGGGCATCAACGACAACGGCGTGCTCTACGACTACGTCAAGACGAACCGGGACACCGAGGTCACGACGGAGTTCGACACGGGCGAGCAGTACGGCTTCGGTGTGCGCAAGGGGAACGCCGCCCTGCGCAAGCAGATCGACGAGGCGCTGAAGAAGGCCAAGTCCGACGGCACGTACGACAAGATCTACAAGAAGTGGTTCGGCACCGCGCCCGAGAAGTAG
- a CDS encoding ArsR/SmtB family transcription factor has protein sequence MADDRLSLVFSALADPTRRDIVARLAAGDATVNELAEPYDVTVQAVSKHIKTLEDAGLVSRSRDAQRRPCHLEAEVFDLMTKWIERYRREAEDRFRRLDALLEQMGEQPATGSPEEEAAS, from the coding sequence GTGGCCGACGACCGGCTGTCGCTGGTGTTCTCCGCACTGGCCGACCCCACTCGGCGCGACATCGTGGCCCGGCTCGCCGCCGGGGACGCCACGGTCAACGAACTGGCCGAACCGTACGACGTCACGGTGCAGGCCGTGTCCAAGCACATCAAGACCCTGGAGGACGCCGGACTGGTCAGTCGCAGCAGAGACGCCCAGCGGCGGCCCTGCCACCTTGAGGCAGAAGTCTTCGACCTGATGACGAAGTGGATCGAGCGTTATCGACGCGAGGCGGAGGACCGTTTCCGTCGTCTCGACGCTCTCCTTGAACAGATGGGCGAGCAACCGGCAACGGGCTCCCCCGAGGAAGAGGCGGCATCATGA
- a CDS encoding SRPBCC family protein has protein sequence MSTPDKHHRNETQIVAEPDLPSILITREFEAPPELVFRAYTDPDLVVQWLGPRRLTMRIDQYDARSGGSYRYVHRDEDGTEYGFHGVFHEVRPDERIVQTFTYDGFPDSVSLETAVFEDLGGRTRVTSKSLMDSVEARDSMLKSGMDHGVREGYERLDELLGGQQGNGLDPHTGTGS, from the coding sequence ATGAGCACCCCCGACAAGCACCACCGCAACGAGACGCAGATCGTGGCCGAACCGGATCTGCCGTCGATCCTGATCACCCGCGAGTTCGAAGCTCCGCCGGAGCTCGTGTTCCGCGCCTACACCGACCCCGATCTGGTCGTCCAGTGGCTGGGCCCGCGCCGGCTCACGATGCGGATCGACCAGTACGACGCTCGCAGCGGTGGCTCCTATCGCTATGTGCATCGCGACGAGGACGGAACCGAGTACGGCTTCCACGGTGTGTTCCACGAGGTGCGCCCCGACGAGCGCATCGTGCAGACGTTCACCTACGACGGCTTTCCGGACAGCGTCAGCCTGGAGACGGCCGTCTTCGAGGACCTCGGCGGCCGCACCCGGGTCACCTCCAAGTCGCTGATGGACTCCGTCGAAGCCCGCGATTCGATGCTCAAGAGCGGCATGGATCACGGCGTACGCGAAGGCTACGAGCGGCTTGACGAACTGCTCGGCGGTCAGCAGGGCAACGGCCTCGACCCGCACACCGGGACAGGATCTTGA
- a CDS encoding TIGR03086 family metal-binding protein gives MARTAADEHRAVARVFTDRVRGTDPEAWDNPAPCEGWAARDVVRHLVEWFPAFLKAGAGVELPTGPSVDEDPVAAWATHRDGVQALLDDPATADERLSNPHIGEIPLDQAVDRFYTADVFMHTWDLARATGQEEHLDPAKCAQLLDGMLPLDEVLRASGQYGPRVEVPESADVQTRLLAFIGRRP, from the coding sequence ATGGCGAGAACGGCAGCCGACGAGCACCGCGCCGTGGCACGCGTATTCACCGACCGCGTACGCGGAACGGACCCGGAGGCATGGGACAACCCGGCGCCGTGCGAGGGGTGGGCGGCCCGGGACGTCGTCCGCCACCTCGTCGAGTGGTTCCCCGCCTTCCTGAAAGCCGGCGCCGGAGTCGAACTGCCGACAGGGCCCTCGGTGGACGAAGACCCGGTGGCCGCCTGGGCGACGCACCGCGACGGAGTGCAGGCACTCCTGGACGATCCGGCCACCGCAGACGAGAGGCTGTCGAACCCGCACATCGGTGAGATCCCGCTGGACCAGGCGGTCGACCGGTTCTACACCGCCGACGTCTTCATGCACACCTGGGACCTGGCGCGGGCCACCGGCCAGGAAGAACACCTCGATCCCGCCAAGTGCGCCCAGTTGCTCGACGGGATGCTGCCGCTCGACGAAGTGCTCCGTGCGAGCGGACAGTACGGACCGCGGGTCGAGGTGCCGGAGAGCGCCGACGTCCAGACTCGGTTGCTCGCCTTCATCGGCCGCAGGCCCTGA
- a CDS encoding VanZ family protein, giving the protein MDHSPSLSAPARRTRRIVIAGLAILGAAILGVAIAAFGPVDAVLKILSMPMHRPVWHVWVGTFNGVALITVAALPLAALSVWALARRRRATGVTSAWRMSLAEVGIVYGTVPWVWMIMLPGDEAGAVVSPVPLRDLLTMDTGQVVGNLLVFAALGFFAPLRFTALASLPRILALGAGCSVLVEVAQYVLHLDRVSSVDDVLLNASGAGLAALASRPWWRATATSPSGRS; this is encoded by the coding sequence ATGGACCACAGCCCATCACTGTCAGCCCCGGCCCGTCGTACGCGCAGGATCGTGATCGCCGGTCTGGCGATCCTCGGTGCGGCGATCCTCGGTGTAGCCATCGCCGCGTTCGGCCCGGTCGACGCGGTACTGAAGATCTTGTCCATGCCGATGCACAGACCGGTCTGGCACGTCTGGGTCGGTACGTTCAACGGCGTGGCACTGATCACGGTGGCCGCACTGCCGTTGGCCGCGCTGTCGGTGTGGGCTCTGGCACGCCGTCGGCGCGCCACCGGCGTCACATCGGCTTGGCGGATGTCGCTGGCGGAGGTCGGCATCGTCTACGGGACGGTGCCGTGGGTATGGATGATCATGCTGCCGGGCGACGAGGCCGGTGCCGTCGTGAGCCCGGTGCCGCTGCGGGACCTGCTCACGATGGATACGGGCCAGGTCGTCGGCAACCTGCTGGTGTTCGCGGCGCTGGGATTCTTCGCCCCGCTGCGGTTCACGGCACTGGCGTCGCTGCCACGGATTCTGGCGCTCGGGGCTGGATGCTCGGTCCTGGTCGAGGTCGCGCAGTACGTCTTGCATCTGGACCGGGTGTCGTCTGTGGACGACGTTCTGCTCAACGCCTCCGGCGCCGGCCTGGCCGCGCTTGCGTCGCGCCCCTGGTGGCGAGCTACGGCCACCTCGCCGTCGGGCCGGTCCTGA
- a CDS encoding sensor histidine kinase has translation MSVRLRLTLSYVGFLMFAGVLLLGAVWVFLLRYVPDRAMLINPDDKPANGVFPVRSALLDVFAPRAAAVLAFLLVFGLVGGWILAGRMLAPLTRITDATHLATYGSLSHRIRLPGRNDEFRALADAFDGMLERLEAHVAEQQRFAANASHELRTPLAISKTLLDVARTDPNRDTGEIIDRLHAVNTRATDLTEALLMLSRAEQRSFTRESVDLSLIAEEATETLLPLAEKRGVTIETSGDISPVIGSQALLLQLTTNLVHNAIVHNLREQGTVWVSTSVRPTAVRLTVENTGEKLTPQLVSTLAEPFRRGTERIHTDHAGVGLGLAIVKTIARAHGGTLTLTPRSAGGIRITVELPATSPRTDR, from the coding sequence TTGAGCGTTCGCCTCAGACTCACCCTCAGCTACGTCGGGTTCCTCATGTTCGCCGGCGTTCTGCTGCTCGGGGCGGTGTGGGTGTTCCTCCTGCGTTACGTCCCCGACCGTGCGATGCTCATCAACCCCGATGACAAGCCCGCGAACGGTGTTTTCCCCGTCCGGTCCGCGCTCCTGGACGTTTTCGCTCCGAGGGCGGCCGCAGTGTTGGCGTTCCTGCTGGTGTTCGGCCTCGTGGGAGGGTGGATCCTCGCCGGGAGGATGCTCGCCCCTCTGACTCGCATCACCGACGCAACGCACTTGGCCACGTACGGATCGCTCTCCCACCGGATCCGGCTACCGGGCCGCAACGATGAGTTCCGCGCTCTGGCCGACGCCTTCGACGGCATGCTCGAGCGGCTCGAAGCGCACGTCGCGGAACAGCAGAGATTCGCAGCCAACGCCTCTCACGAGTTGCGCACTCCGCTGGCGATCTCGAAGACGCTTCTCGACGTGGCCCGCACCGATCCGAACCGCGACACAGGCGAAATCATCGACCGCCTCCACGCCGTCAACACACGAGCGACCGACCTTACTGAGGCACTGCTCATGCTCAGCCGCGCTGAGCAGCGGTCCTTCACCCGGGAAAGCGTCGACCTGTCCCTGATTGCGGAAGAAGCCACCGAAACACTCCTCCCCCTGGCAGAAAAACGCGGCGTCACCATCGAGACCTCGGGTGACATCTCCCCCGTGATCGGATCGCAAGCGCTCCTGCTGCAACTGACCACGAATCTCGTCCACAATGCGATCGTCCACAACCTGCGTGAACAGGGCACGGTGTGGGTGAGTACCAGCGTCCGCCCCACGGCAGTTCGGCTCACTGTCGAAAACACCGGCGAGAAACTCACCCCACAGCTGGTCTCGACCCTCGCCGAACCATTCCGGCGCGGCACCGAACGCATTCACACCGACCACGCCGGCGTCGGCCTCGGCCTGGCAATCGTCAAAACCATCGCCCGAGCACACGGCGGAACGCTCACCCTCACCCCGCGCTCCGCCGGCGGAATCCGTATCACCGTGGAACTCCCCGCAACATCCCCACGCACCGACAGGTGA
- a CDS encoding response regulator transcription factor: MRVLIVEDEPYLAEAVRDGLRLEAIAADIAGGGDTALELLSTNTYDIAVLDRDIPGPSGDEIAKRIVASGSDMPILMLTAADRLDDKASGFELGADDYLTKPFELRELVLRLRALDRRRAHHRPPVREIAGLHLDPFRREVYRDNRYVALTRKQFAVLEVLVSAEGGVVSAEALLSQAWDENANPFTNAVRITVSALRKRLGEPWIIATVAGVGYRIDTQAGAVPDGRERG, translated from the coding sequence ATGCGTGTGCTGATAGTCGAGGATGAACCCTATCTCGCGGAAGCCGTCCGCGATGGCCTGCGCCTGGAAGCGATCGCGGCCGACATCGCAGGTGGCGGCGACACCGCTCTGGAACTGCTGAGCACCAACACCTACGACATCGCCGTCCTCGACCGCGACATCCCCGGACCGTCCGGTGACGAGATCGCCAAACGCATCGTCGCCTCCGGCAGCGACATGCCGATCCTGATGCTCACCGCGGCCGACCGGCTCGACGACAAGGCCTCCGGGTTCGAACTCGGCGCCGACGACTACCTCACCAAGCCCTTCGAGCTCCGAGAGCTCGTGCTCAGGCTCAGAGCACTCGACCGCAGACGCGCGCACCACAGGCCGCCCGTGCGGGAGATCGCAGGCCTGCACCTGGATCCGTTCCGCCGCGAGGTCTACCGCGACAACCGCTACGTCGCGCTGACCAGGAAGCAGTTCGCCGTGCTCGAAGTCCTCGTCTCCGCCGAGGGCGGTGTCGTCAGCGCCGAAGCGCTGCTGTCGCAGGCGTGGGATGAGAACGCCAACCCGTTCACCAACGCCGTGCGCATCACCGTCTCGGCACTGCGCAAGCGTCTCGGCGAACCTTGGATCATCGCCACCGTGGCCGGCGTCGGCTACCGCATCGACACGCAAGCAGGGGCCGTACCCGACGGGCGCGAGCGTGGATAG